The following proteins are encoded in a genomic region of Pseudomonas sp. Os17:
- the chrA gene encoding chromate efflux transporter, producing MSAVSPASEPCASRESPWQIFLMFLRLGLTSFGGPVAHLGYFRQEFVQRRRWLGEAAYAELVALCQFLPGPASSKVGIVLGVSRAGLPGALCAWLGFTLPSALALALLALGIGSGVPPGVLKGLQIVAVAVVALALWGMARSLCRGALRIAIALLAAWLVLRWPGLSGQLLVMLLAALVGGVLITPAARTEVDALAPWGSRRLGALLLAVAALLLLVLPWLSALWPHTWLRLFDAFYRIGALVFGGGHVVLPLLQSQVVESGWISDPLFMTGYASAQAVPGPLFSVAAFIGAAIDGWPGSLICLLAIFLPGFLLVIGVLPFWQTLRQRRRIQAALAGVNAAVVGVLAAALYQPLGTSSVTGPTELLAVLLALVMLRSGRVPPWALVLLGAALGGWLL from the coding sequence ATGTCCGCTGTCAGCCCGGCGTCCGAGCCTTGCGCGTCCAGGGAAAGTCCCTGGCAGATTTTCCTGATGTTCCTGCGCCTGGGGCTGACGTCGTTCGGTGGGCCGGTGGCGCACCTGGGGTATTTCCGTCAGGAGTTCGTCCAGCGCCGCCGCTGGCTGGGGGAGGCGGCCTACGCCGAGCTGGTCGCCCTGTGCCAGTTTCTTCCGGGACCGGCCAGCAGCAAGGTCGGCATTGTCCTGGGGGTGTCACGGGCGGGCCTGCCCGGTGCCTTGTGCGCCTGGCTCGGTTTCACCTTGCCGTCGGCGCTGGCCCTGGCCTTGCTGGCGCTGGGAATCGGCAGTGGGGTGCCTCCCGGGGTGCTCAAGGGCTTGCAGATTGTGGCGGTCGCCGTGGTCGCCCTGGCGCTGTGGGGAATGGCCCGCAGCCTGTGTCGTGGTGCCTTGCGTATCGCCATTGCCCTGCTCGCCGCGTGGCTGGTGCTGCGCTGGCCGGGCCTGAGCGGACAGTTGCTGGTGATGCTGCTGGCGGCGCTGGTGGGGGGGGTGCTGATCACCCCGGCCGCCCGGACCGAGGTCGATGCGCTCGCCCCCTGGGGCAGTCGGCGCCTGGGTGCGCTGCTACTGGCGGTGGCTGCCTTGCTATTGCTGGTGCTGCCCTGGCTGTCGGCGCTGTGGCCACACACCTGGCTGCGCCTGTTCGACGCTTTCTATCGCATCGGCGCCCTGGTCTTTGGCGGCGGGCATGTGGTGTTGCCGCTGTTGCAGAGTCAGGTCGTGGAGTCCGGCTGGATCAGCGATCCCCTGTTCATGACCGGCTATGCCAGCGCCCAGGCGGTGCCGGGGCCGTTGTTCAGTGTCGCGGCGTTCATCGGGGCGGCCATCGACGGTTGGCCCGGGTCCCTGATCTGTCTGTTGGCGATCTTCTTGCCGGGCTTTTTGCTGGTGATCGGCGTGCTGCCTTTCTGGCAGACCTTGCGCCAACGTCGGCGCATCCAGGCGGCGCTGGCCGGGGTCAATGCCGCGGTGGTGGGGGTACTGGCGGCCGCGCTGTACCAGCCGCTGGGGACCAGCAGCGTGACCGGGCCCACAGAACTGCTGGCGGTGCTGCTGGCCCTGGTGATGCTGCGCAGCGGCCGGGTACCGCCCTGGGCCCTGGTGCTGCTGGGGGCGGCGCTGGGCGGCTGGCTGCTCTAG
- a CDS encoding GNAT family N-acetyltransferase — translation MDVADVVVLQASYSNPVHAEAIGVLLNHYAEDPMGGGRPLEQDLLRQLPAELAKRPQAFSVLAFAGGQPVGLVNCFEGFSTFACRPLVNVHDVLVLDGFRGQGLSRRMLQKVEDIARQRGCCKITLEVLEGNARAQAAYQACGFADAKLDPAHGRMLFWSKAL, via the coding sequence ATGGACGTTGCCGATGTCGTGGTGCTGCAAGCTAGCTACAGCAATCCGGTGCATGCCGAAGCCATAGGGGTACTGCTCAACCACTATGCCGAGGACCCCATGGGGGGTGGTCGGCCCCTGGAGCAGGACCTGCTCCGGCAACTGCCGGCGGAACTGGCCAAGCGGCCTCAGGCGTTCAGTGTGCTGGCCTTTGCCGGGGGCCAGCCGGTGGGGCTGGTGAACTGCTTCGAGGGTTTTTCCACCTTTGCCTGTCGGCCCCTGGTGAATGTCCACGATGTGCTGGTGCTCGACGGCTTTCGCGGTCAGGGCCTGAGCCGGCGGATGCTGCAGAAGGTCGAGGACATCGCCCGGCAACGGGGCTGCTGCAAGATCACCCTGGAGGTGCTGGAGGGCAATGCCCGGGCTCAGGCGGCCTACCAGGCCTGCGGTTTCGCCGACGCCAAGCTCGATCCGGCCCATGGCCGCATGCTGTTCTGGAGTAAAGCCTTGTAA
- the zapE gene encoding cell division protein ZapE, whose translation MPFDSPMSAYRHALEQDGFVADPAQARAVQALQQCHEALHQGRKPVQGVYLWGAVGRGKTWLMDQFYQSLRVPARRQHFHHFMGWVHQRSFQLTGTADPLQALARELAEEVRVLCFDELFVNDIGDAIILGRLFQVMFEQGVVMVCTSNQPPEQLYADGFNRERFLPAIDAIRQHLQVLAVDGEQDHRLHPGAATQRYWLSVEGQPSALEPLFRELSAGQAVSSEPLLIGYRTVSVVKAATTVIWCRFADLCEQPFSAMDFMALCDRYRAILLSEVPNLSARQRPGRIARGTEDGAQRVVAGDRELPQLSIHDDSVRRFIALVDECYDRGVPLYLEARVPMEQLYTEGYLEFAFRRTLSRLREMQLQRFARQPGA comes from the coding sequence ATGCCATTCGATTCCCCCATGAGCGCTTACCGGCATGCCCTGGAGCAGGACGGCTTTGTCGCCGATCCCGCCCAGGCGCGTGCGGTGCAAGCCTTGCAGCAATGTCATGAGGCGCTGCATCAGGGGCGCAAGCCGGTGCAGGGGGTCTACCTGTGGGGCGCGGTCGGGCGCGGCAAGACCTGGCTCATGGATCAGTTCTACCAGAGCCTCAGGGTGCCGGCCCGGCGTCAGCATTTTCATCACTTCATGGGCTGGGTGCACCAGCGCTCGTTCCAGCTCACCGGCACCGCCGATCCCTTGCAGGCCCTGGCCCGGGAGCTTGCAGAAGAGGTGCGGGTGCTGTGTTTCGATGAGCTGTTCGTCAACGACATCGGCGATGCGATCATTCTCGGGCGCCTGTTCCAGGTGATGTTCGAACAGGGGGTGGTGATGGTCTGCACCTCCAACCAGCCCCCCGAACAGTTGTATGCCGATGGCTTCAATCGCGAGCGCTTCCTGCCGGCCATCGACGCCATCCGCCAGCACCTGCAGGTGCTGGCGGTGGACGGCGAGCAGGACCACCGCCTGCACCCCGGCGCCGCCACGCAGCGCTATTGGCTGAGCGTCGAGGGCCAGCCCAGTGCCCTGGAACCGCTGTTTCGCGAGTTGAGTGCGGGGCAGGCGGTGTCCAGCGAGCCGCTGCTGATCGGCTATCGAACGGTATCGGTGGTCAAGGCGGCGACGACGGTGATCTGGTGCCGCTTTGCCGACCTTTGCGAGCAGCCGTTCTCGGCCATGGATTTCATGGCCCTGTGCGACCGCTACCGGGCGATCCTCCTCAGCGAGGTGCCCAATCTCAGTGCCCGGCAACGTCCGGGGCGCATTGCCCGGGGCACCGAGGATGGGGCCCAGCGGGTGGTGGCAGGCGATCGGGAACTGCCGCAACTGTCGATCCACGACGACAGCGTGCGGCGCTTCATCGCCCTGGTGGACGAATGCTACGACCGTGGAGTGCCGCTGTACCTGGAGGCCCGGGTGCCGATGGAGCAGCTGTACACCGAGGGCTACCTGGAGTTTGCCTTCCGTCGCACCCTCAGCCGCCTGCGGGAGATGCAGTTGCAGCGTTTTGCCCGGCAGCCGGGTGCTTGA
- a CDS encoding ketosteroid isomerase, with protein sequence MSATDPSLAPAIVAYVAAVNSGDSTLVASIFAARAQIFDEREHCVGPQQIARWMGAGARRLEVLGVQQRTGKILLDSRVCGDFPGSPQALRHTFRLDDQGRIERLDISR encoded by the coding sequence ATGTCGGCCACAGACCCTTCCCTGGCCCCGGCCATCGTCGCTTATGTCGCGGCGGTCAACAGCGGCGACAGCACGCTGGTGGCGTCGATCTTCGCCGCCCGGGCGCAGATTTTCGATGAGCGTGAGCACTGCGTGGGGCCCCAGCAGATTGCCCGCTGGATGGGCGCAGGCGCGCGTCGCCTGGAAGTCCTCGGGGTTCAGCAGCGTACCGGAAAGATCTTGCTCGACAGCCGGGTGTGCGGCGATTTCCCCGGCAGCCCCCAGGCGTTGCGCCACACCTTCCGCCTGGACGACCAGGGCCGCATCGAGCGCCTGGACATCTCGCGCTGA
- a CDS encoding helix-turn-helix transcriptional regulator, which yields MSRASRLLTLLQMLRGKSRPVTAATLAAELEVSERTLYRDIAELTSLGAPIYGEAGIGYVLRSGLFLPPLMLNADETEAVVLGLRYVDQRGDEVLSKVAADAMAKIAAVLAPAAQDALRNPTLLPGPAGWGFPDNPVSLNVFRQAIRHQAKLLIDYADVNRTPSQRLIWPLALGFLNEARVIVAWCELRGDYRTFRTDRIAVAQEQGELYPGRRSDWLRAWRKRLQSDEQGRFTADRK from the coding sequence GTGTCGCGAGCCAGCCGTTTACTCACCCTGTTGCAGATGCTGCGAGGCAAGAGCCGTCCCGTTACCGCCGCTACCCTGGCGGCGGAGCTGGAGGTGTCCGAGCGCACCCTGTACCGCGACATTGCCGAGCTGACCTCCCTCGGCGCGCCGATCTACGGCGAGGCCGGCATCGGCTATGTGCTGCGCAGCGGGCTGTTCCTGCCGCCGTTGATGCTCAATGCCGATGAAACCGAGGCCGTGGTGTTGGGCCTGCGTTACGTCGATCAGCGTGGCGACGAGGTGCTGAGCAAGGTCGCCGCCGACGCCATGGCCAAGATCGCCGCGGTGCTGGCCCCGGCGGCCCAGGATGCCTTGCGCAACCCGACCCTGCTGCCGGGCCCGGCGGGCTGGGGCTTTCCGGACAATCCGGTGTCGCTGAACGTGTTCCGCCAGGCGATCCGTCATCAGGCCAAGCTGTTGATCGACTATGCCGACGTCAACCGCACCCCCAGCCAGCGGCTGATCTGGCCGCTGGCCCTGGGTTTTCTCAACGAGGCCCGGGTGATCGTGGCCTGGTGCGAGCTGCGGGGCGATTACCGGACCTTTCGCACCGACCGCATCGCCGTCGCCCAGGAGCAGGGCGAGCTGTATCCGGGGCGGCGCAGCGACTGGCTGCGAGCCTGGCGCAAACGCCTGCAGAGCGATGAGCAGGGCCGATTCACTGCTGACAGGAAATGA
- a CDS encoding TonB-dependent siderophore receptor, with the protein MFKLSTLGRGQHIMRRTLLAQALFAGALSPVLALADEAATLTQASAAEARRVSLNLPAQPLDQALTRFADQADVRLLYTTSDVAGLQSTALNGELTLAQALHSLLAGSGMSWSFSDGRTVILRRAAAPAASLDLKPTQVSVASRTSAAISEIPGTVWVVEQSQLREQLSTGVSLKEAIGKLVPGLDLAPEGRTNYGQNMRGRNVLVMIDGVSQNSSRGLSRQFDSISPFNVERVEVLSGASAIYGGGATGGIINIVTKKGEPGPARFETQLGASSGFNNSDDLTTRIAQSVSGGNDAISGRLAVAGEQNRAFYDGAGQQIFIDNTQTDLQYNRTLDLMGSLALQFNEEQSLDLLAQYYDSGNHGSTGIYFPNLRYKAPSNLEDAELRSGYSTDLEPRTKRLLLNANYHHSDVLGQDFYLQASYRKEDDNFFPFPYYNSGSPAGSKGVYFAASQQNFEVTSLKALFAKEFEAFKLTYGVDLDRERFNAEQSIFDQGLSSGSGGLDLVTQSKAPRYPSYRVDGLSGYAQLDWHATDNLTVSGGYRRQQMDVDVDQFKNVPGGSNDYAVNLYNLGSIYDFKNGHQLWVNYGEGFDLPDPAKFYGKPGLSVDDNPLAGIKSRQVETGWRFSDSDWDAQAALYYIWSDKVITTDQATLTIDVKDQKSRDYGFESALTRHLQNGWELGGTLHAVRSEEEGKNGGWKKRDARYASLSKLTAFVGWKDDSSSVRLQGNHAFSLKDDAVRQIDATHSVDAPNTIDGYTTFDLLGSHDTAFGTFSGGIQNLLDKQYSTVWGQRAKLFYSPTYGPDYLYDYQGRGRTYTLTWTMAY; encoded by the coding sequence ATGTTCAAGCTGTCGACACTGGGGCGCGGTCAACACATCATGCGCCGCACATTACTGGCTCAGGCGCTGTTCGCCGGAGCCTTGAGCCCGGTTCTGGCGCTGGCCGACGAGGCCGCCACACTTACCCAGGCCAGCGCTGCCGAGGCGCGTCGGGTTTCGCTGAACCTGCCGGCCCAGCCACTGGATCAGGCGCTGACCCGCTTCGCCGACCAGGCCGATGTGCGCCTGCTGTACACCACCAGCGATGTCGCGGGCCTGCAATCCACCGCGCTCAACGGAGAACTGACCCTGGCCCAGGCCCTGCACAGCCTGCTGGCCGGCAGCGGCATGAGCTGGTCGTTCAGCGATGGCCGCACCGTGATCCTGCGCCGCGCGGCGGCTCCGGCTGCAAGCCTGGACCTCAAGCCGACCCAGGTCAGCGTGGCCTCGCGCACCAGCGCCGCGATCAGCGAGATCCCCGGCACGGTGTGGGTGGTGGAGCAGAGCCAGCTGCGCGAGCAGTTGAGCACTGGGGTCAGCCTCAAGGAAGCCATCGGCAAGCTGGTGCCGGGCCTCGATCTGGCGCCGGAAGGGCGCACCAACTATGGCCAGAACATGCGTGGGCGCAACGTCCTGGTGATGATCGACGGGGTCAGCCAGAACAGCTCCCGGGGCCTGTCCCGGCAGTTCGACAGCATTTCGCCGTTCAACGTCGAGCGGGTTGAAGTGCTGTCCGGGGCCAGCGCCATCTACGGCGGCGGCGCCACCGGCGGCATCATCAACATCGTCACCAAGAAAGGCGAGCCGGGCCCGGCGCGTTTCGAGACGCAACTGGGCGCCAGCAGCGGCTTCAACAACAGCGACGACCTGACCACCCGCATCGCTCAGTCGGTGAGTGGCGGCAACGACGCCATCAGCGGCCGGCTGGCGGTGGCGGGGGAGCAGAACCGGGCGTTCTATGACGGCGCCGGCCAGCAGATCTTCATCGACAACACCCAGACCGACCTGCAGTACAACCGCACCCTGGACTTGATGGGCAGCCTGGCCCTGCAGTTCAACGAGGAGCAGAGCCTGGACCTGCTGGCCCAGTACTACGACTCGGGCAACCACGGCAGCACCGGGATCTACTTCCCCAACCTCAGGTACAAGGCGCCGTCCAACCTGGAGGACGCCGAGCTGCGCAGCGGCTACTCCACGGACCTGGAACCGCGCACCAAGCGCCTGCTGCTCAACGCCAACTACCACCACAGCGACGTGCTGGGCCAGGACTTCTACCTGCAGGCCTCGTACCGCAAGGAAGACGACAACTTCTTCCCGTTTCCCTACTACAACAGCGGCAGCCCCGCAGGTTCCAAGGGCGTGTATTTCGCCGCTTCGCAGCAGAACTTCGAGGTCACCAGCCTCAAGGCGTTGTTCGCCAAGGAGTTCGAAGCGTTCAAGCTGACCTACGGCGTGGACCTGGACCGGGAGCGTTTCAACGCCGAACAGAGCATCTTCGACCAGGGCCTGTCCTCGGGCAGCGGCGGCCTCGACCTGGTGACCCAGAGCAAGGCGCCGCGCTATCCCAGCTACCGGGTCGACGGCCTGTCCGGCTACGCCCAGTTGGACTGGCACGCCACCGACAACCTGACGGTGTCCGGCGGCTACCGGCGCCAGCAAATGGACGTGGATGTCGACCAGTTCAAGAACGTGCCTGGGGGTAGCAACGACTATGCGGTCAACCTCTACAACCTGGGCAGCATCTACGACTTCAAGAACGGCCATCAGCTGTGGGTCAACTACGGCGAGGGCTTCGATCTGCCGGACCCGGCCAAGTTCTACGGCAAGCCGGGGCTGAGCGTCGACGACAACCCGCTGGCCGGGATCAAGAGCCGCCAGGTGGAAACCGGCTGGCGTTTTTCTGATAGCGACTGGGACGCCCAGGCGGCGCTGTACTACATCTGGTCGGACAAGGTGATCACCACCGACCAGGCCACCCTGACCATCGACGTCAAGGATCAGAAGAGCCGCGACTACGGTTTCGAGAGCGCCCTGACCCGGCATTTGCAGAACGGCTGGGAGCTGGGAGGCACCCTGCACGCGGTGCGTTCCGAGGAGGAGGGCAAGAACGGCGGCTGGAAGAAGCGCGACGCCCGTTATGCATCCCTGTCCAAGTTGACCGCCTTCGTCGGCTGGAAGGACGACAGCAGCAGTGTGCGCCTGCAGGGCAACCACGCCTTCAGCCTCAAGGACGACGCGGTTAGGCAGATCGACGCCACCCACAGCGTCGATGCGCCCAACACCATCGACGGCTACACCACCTTCGACCTGCTGGGCAGCCACGACACAGCCTTCGGCACCTTCAGCGGCGGCATCCAGAACCTTCTGGACAAGCAATACAGCACGGTCTGGGGCCAGCGCGCCAAGCTGTTCTATTCGCCGACCTACGGCCCGGACTACCTCTATGACTACCAGGGCCGTGGCCGCACCTACACCCTGACCTGGACCATGGCCTACTGA
- a CDS encoding FecR family protein, translating into MNNSLPAAADAMTDHPENLEDAAIDWLVLLHSGHATPAQRLAFQQWRQRSPAHAAAAAEAQQLWGDLGHTEAAQQHQAPVARRPRRFWPALAASLLLAVGAGIGWQQWPALSSDYHTGVGQQQRITLADGSRVTLNSGSALSVAYSLDERRVILRAGEALFEPLADPQRPFVVQAQAQQLQGAAGAFSVRREGEQLTVVVREGQVQFSGDHAPVLLQADQRLQYRAGQPLLAQQRVDAASLTAWQRGKLIFNGRPLGEVIAELERYQHGRILISDGPLAALPISGVFDLNDPRGSLNALQQRYPLHVTYLPWLALLH; encoded by the coding sequence ATGAATAATTCCCTGCCAGCGGCTGCCGACGCCATGACCGACCACCCCGAAAACCTTGAAGACGCCGCCATCGACTGGCTGGTGCTGCTGCATTCCGGCCACGCCACGCCAGCCCAGCGTCTGGCGTTCCAGCAGTGGCGCCAGCGCAGCCCGGCGCACGCCGCGGCTGCCGCCGAGGCCCAGCAGTTGTGGGGCGATCTGGGGCACACCGAGGCCGCGCAGCAGCATCAGGCGCCGGTGGCGCGCCGGCCGCGGCGCTTCTGGCCGGCCCTGGCGGCTTCGCTGCTGCTGGCAGTGGGTGCTGGCATCGGCTGGCAGCAGTGGCCGGCCTTGAGCTCGGACTACCACACCGGGGTCGGCCAGCAACAGCGCATCACCCTGGCGGATGGCTCCCGGGTCACCCTCAACAGTGGCAGTGCGTTGTCGGTGGCCTATTCGCTGGACGAGCGCCGGGTGATCCTGCGCGCGGGCGAGGCGCTGTTCGAACCGCTGGCCGACCCGCAGCGACCGTTCGTGGTCCAGGCCCAGGCTCAGCAACTGCAAGGCGCTGCCGGTGCCTTCAGCGTGCGCCGCGAGGGCGAGCAACTGACGGTGGTGGTGCGCGAGGGCCAGGTGCAGTTCAGCGGCGACCACGCGCCGGTGCTGCTCCAGGCCGACCAGCGCCTGCAATACCGGGCCGGCCAGCCGCTGCTGGCCCAGCAGCGCGTGGATGCTGCCAGCCTGACCGCCTGGCAGCGCGGCAAGCTGATCTTCAACGGTCGGCCGCTGGGGGAGGTGATCGCTGAACTGGAGCGCTACCAGCATGGGCGCATCCTGATTTCCGATGGCCCATTGGCGGCCCTGCCGATCAGCGGGGTGTTCGACCTGAACGACCCGCGCGGCTCGCTCAACGCCTTGCAGCAGCGCTATCCGCTGCACGTCACCTACCTGCCCTGGCTGGCGCTGTTGCACTGA
- a CDS encoding RNA polymerase sigma factor: MLPTPSLLRSFQEHYNDLLKFLTRRMSDRQRAADVAQETYLKLLKVDQQTLEVHDDRRFIFRVAGNLAIDTLRREQRLAANLSDGEPHNDAVDPAPAPEAVLLAKERLALLDQALAQLSDNARQALLLNRLEGLTQAQIAVRLGVSESMVAKYIGQALRHCRDWLKVHHE, from the coding sequence ATGCTGCCCACCCCCAGCCTGCTGCGCAGCTTTCAAGAGCATTACAACGACCTGCTGAAGTTTCTCACCCGGCGCATGAGCGATCGCCAGCGGGCGGCGGACGTGGCCCAGGAAACCTACCTCAAGCTGCTCAAGGTCGACCAGCAGACGCTGGAGGTGCACGACGATCGCCGCTTCATCTTCCGCGTGGCCGGCAACCTGGCCATCGACACCCTGCGCCGCGAGCAGCGCCTGGCGGCCAACCTCAGCGACGGCGAGCCACACAATGACGCGGTGGACCCGGCCCCGGCGCCGGAAGCGGTGCTGCTGGCCAAGGAGCGCCTGGCGCTGCTCGACCAGGCCCTGGCGCAGCTCTCGGACAACGCCCGCCAGGCCTTGCTGCTCAATCGTCTGGAAGGCCTGACCCAGGCGCAGATCGCCGTGCGCCTGGGTGTTTCCGAAAGCATGGTGGCAAAATACATCGGCCAGGCCCTGCGCCATTGCCGCGATTGGCTGAAGGTCCACCATGAATAA
- a CDS encoding nucleobase:cation symporter-2 family protein — MTAPDRSPPRYTSDLIYGLDDRPHFSAAIFAALQHVLASFVGIISPTLIFGGVLGLESELPYLISMALFVSGLGTFVQARRLGPIGSGLLCVQGTSFSFISVLLSAGFMVKGRGGSTDDILSTIFGICFVAAFIEMFLSQFIGKLRKLITPVVTGTIITLMGLSLIKVAVTDMAGGYGASDLGAASNLGLAALVLLTIVILNRFNHPMLRLGSIVIGLTLGFVVAWMLGRVDLAALPEVPLVSVPVPFKYGFSFDLIAFIPLAVIFLISPLEAAGDLTANSMISQQPVKGPLYIKRIKSGLLADGFNSAVAAVFNSLPMVTFAQNNGVIQLTGVASRYVAYFIAGLLVLLGLFPVIGAVLQLMPKPVLGGATLIMFGTVAVAGIKILAEAGLHRRNVLIVAISLGMGLGVAAVPEVLRELPKALHNIFESPITVGAFCAILLNLFLPEEFLELEEDEFDPEAATLKVMQDPDMSAKANS; from the coding sequence ATGACCGCACCTGATCGTTCCCCGCCCCGCTACACGTCCGACCTGATCTACGGCCTCGACGACCGTCCGCACTTCAGCGCGGCGATCTTCGCCGCCCTGCAGCATGTGCTGGCCAGCTTTGTCGGCATCATCAGCCCGACCCTGATCTTCGGCGGCGTGCTGGGCCTGGAGAGCGAGCTGCCCTACCTGATCAGCATGGCGCTGTTCGTCTCGGGCCTGGGCACCTTCGTCCAGGCCCGGCGTCTGGGGCCGATCGGTTCCGGCCTGCTGTGCGTGCAGGGCACAAGCTTTTCCTTTATCAGCGTGCTGCTCAGCGCCGGCTTCATGGTCAAGGGCCGGGGCGGCAGCACCGACGACATCCTCTCCACCATCTTCGGCATCTGTTTTGTCGCGGCCTTTATCGAAATGTTCCTGAGCCAGTTCATCGGCAAGCTGCGCAAGCTGATCACCCCGGTGGTGACCGGCACCATCATCACCCTGATGGGCCTGTCGCTGATCAAGGTGGCGGTCACCGACATGGCCGGCGGCTACGGCGCCAGCGACCTGGGCGCGGCGAGCAACCTGGGGCTGGCGGCGCTGGTGCTGCTGACCATCGTGATACTCAACCGTTTCAACCATCCGATGCTGCGCCTGGGCTCGATCGTCATCGGCCTGACCCTGGGCTTCGTGGTGGCCTGGATGCTTGGCCGGGTGGACCTGGCGGCTCTGCCCGAGGTGCCGCTGGTGAGCGTGCCGGTGCCGTTCAAGTACGGCTTTTCCTTCGACCTGATTGCCTTTATCCCGCTGGCGGTGATCTTCCTGATTTCGCCCCTGGAGGCGGCCGGCGACCTGACCGCCAACTCGATGATTTCCCAGCAGCCGGTCAAGGGCCCGCTGTACATCAAGCGCATCAAGTCCGGACTGCTGGCGGACGGTTTCAACTCGGCGGTGGCGGCGGTGTTCAACAGCCTGCCGATGGTGACCTTTGCCCAGAACAACGGGGTGATCCAACTGACCGGCGTGGCCAGCCGCTACGTGGCCTACTTCATTGCCGGGCTGCTGGTGCTGCTGGGCCTGTTCCCGGTGATCGGCGCGGTGCTGCAACTGATGCCCAAGCCGGTGCTGGGCGGCGCCACCCTGATCATGTTCGGCACCGTGGCGGTGGCCGGGATCAAGATTCTCGCCGAGGCCGGGCTGCACCGGCGCAACGTGCTGATCGTGGCCATTTCCCTGGGCATGGGCCTGGGGGTGGCGGCGGTGCCGGAGGTGCTGCGCGAGCTGCCCAAGGCCCTGCACAACATCTTCGAGTCGCCGATCACCGTGGGCGCTTTCTGCGCGATCTTGCTCAACCTCTTCCTGCCGGAAGAATTCCTCGAACTGGAAGAGGATGAGTTCGACCCGGAAGCGGCGACCCTCAAGGTCATGCAAGACCCGGACATGAGCGCTAAAGCGAACTCCTGA
- a CDS encoding LEA type 2 family protein, producing MRRLIALTLVLLSLGACALLPNRDPLAINVVGIEPLPSQDLEMRFAVKLRLQNPNESPIDYNGVALDLEVNGRPLASGVSDQQGHIGRYSEDILVIPVSVSAFAVLRQTLGLSQTQSLDNLPYVLRGKLAGGLFGTQRFIDRGQISLNNPGAW from the coding sequence ATGCGTAGATTGATCGCCTTGACCCTGGTACTGCTCAGCCTCGGCGCCTGCGCGCTGTTGCCCAACCGCGATCCGCTGGCGATCAACGTGGTGGGCATCGAGCCGCTGCCGAGCCAGGACCTGGAAATGCGCTTTGCGGTGAAACTGCGCCTGCAGAACCCCAACGAAAGCCCCATCGACTACAACGGCGTGGCCCTGGACCTGGAGGTCAACGGCCGCCCGCTGGCCTCCGGGGTCAGCGACCAGCAGGGGCACATCGGCCGCTACTCGGAAGACATCCTGGTGATTCCGGTCAGCGTCTCGGCCTTTGCGGTGCTGCGCCAGACCCTGGGCCTGAGCCAGACCCAGAGCCTGGACAACCTGCCCTACGTGCTGCGTGGCAAACTGGCCGGCGGGCTGTTCGGCACCCAGCGCTTCATCGATCGCGGGCAGATCAGCCTGAACAACCCCGGCGCCTGGTAA
- the glsB gene encoding glutaminase B, whose protein sequence is MQALLNQILDEVRPLIGQGRVANYIPALADVPANQLGIAVYGNDGQVFSAGDADTPFSVQSISKVFSLVQAIGHSGEAIWERLGHEPSGQPFNSLVQLEFERGRPRNPFINAGALVICDINQSRFAAPALSMRDFVRRLSGNHQVLVDGRVAESEYQHRARNAAMAYLMQSFGNFHNDVEAVLRNYFSHCALRMSCVDLARAFCFLANDGFCKHSGEQILTRRQTQQVNSIMATSGLYDEAGNFAYRVGLPGKSGVGGGIVAVVPGQFTVCVWSPELNTAGNSLVGMAALELLSQRIGWSVF, encoded by the coding sequence ATGCAAGCCCTGTTGAACCAGATTCTCGATGAAGTCCGCCCCCTGATCGGCCAAGGCCGGGTCGCCAACTACATACCGGCCCTGGCCGACGTGCCGGCCAACCAGCTGGGGATTGCCGTATATGGCAACGATGGCCAGGTATTCAGCGCCGGTGACGCCGACACGCCATTCTCGGTGCAAAGCATTTCCAAGGTCTTCAGCCTGGTGCAGGCCATCGGCCATTCCGGCGAAGCGATCTGGGAACGCCTGGGCCACGAGCCTTCGGGGCAACCCTTCAACTCCCTGGTGCAACTGGAGTTCGAGCGCGGCCGCCCGCGCAATCCCTTCATCAATGCCGGCGCCCTGGTGATCTGCGACATCAATCAGTCGCGTTTCGCCGCTCCGGCCTTGTCCATGCGCGATTTCGTCCGACGCCTGTCGGGCAACCATCAGGTGCTGGTGGATGGCCGGGTGGCGGAGTCGGAATATCAGCACCGGGCGCGCAACGCGGCCATGGCCTACCTGATGCAGTCCTTCGGCAACTTCCATAACGATGTCGAGGCGGTGCTGCGCAACTATTTCAGCCATTGTGCGCTGCGCATGAGCTGCGTCGATCTGGCCCGGGCGTTCTGCTTTCTGGCCAACGACGGCTTCTGCAAGCACAGCGGCGAGCAGATTCTCACTCGGCGCCAGACCCAGCAGGTCAACTCGATCATGGCCACCAGCGGCCTGTACGACGAGGCCGGCAACTTCGCCTATCGGGTTGGCTTGCCGGGCAAGAGCGGGGTCGGTGGGGGGATTGTCGCCGTGGTGCCGGGGCAGTTCACGGTGTGCGTGTGGTCGCCGGAACTCAACACCGCCGGCAACTCGCTGGTGGGCATGGCGGCCCTGGAACTGCTCAGCCAGCGCATAGGCTGGTCAGTGTTCTAG